Proteins co-encoded in one Arthrobacter alpinus genomic window:
- a CDS encoding restriction endonuclease subunit S, translating to MSRKTIKIQDIAATSARSIAIGPFGSNLKAELYTASGVPVVRGQNIKASPYLDEEDLVFVSPETAEKLSSSMLNEGDLVFPHRGAIGRVGLVGKQRMLLSSSMMKLTVNPAKADPKYVLYYFRGPGERELLMRASTVGTPGIGQPLTSLRGISIELPELEQQQAIAEVLGALDDKIAANTKLAAAAEDLAVALLSSFKPTVHLDDIVGYHKNSTNPELLNDSIVAQFSLPAFDSGQLPDESSPLDIKSSKFLIERPSVLVSKLNPRFPRLWNVSQVPSIPALASTEFLVLEPLHSSTTVLWAILSQPGFSAALESKVAGTSGSHQRVKPGDLLATLVLDPRAVPADIQDRVTSTGLVAADTRLQNANLAATRDALLPQLMSGKLRVKDAETLVSAAV from the coding sequence GTGAGTCGCAAGACTATAAAAATTCAGGATATTGCGGCTACCTCGGCACGCTCCATAGCAATCGGTCCATTCGGTTCAAACCTCAAGGCGGAGCTGTACACTGCTTCCGGCGTCCCAGTTGTTCGAGGACAGAACATTAAGGCAAGTCCCTATCTTGATGAAGAAGACTTGGTGTTTGTTTCTCCTGAAACTGCAGAGAAACTCTCGTCATCAATGTTGAATGAGGGCGACTTAGTCTTTCCACACAGGGGTGCGATCGGTCGAGTCGGACTAGTCGGGAAACAGCGCATGTTACTCTCGTCAAGCATGATGAAATTGACTGTCAACCCTGCCAAAGCGGATCCGAAATACGTTTTGTATTATTTTAGAGGTCCGGGTGAGCGTGAGCTGCTAATGCGTGCCTCCACCGTCGGGACACCAGGAATTGGTCAACCACTTACGTCACTTCGTGGCATCTCCATCGAGCTTCCAGAACTCGAACAGCAGCAAGCCATCGCAGAAGTCCTGGGCGCCCTCGACGACAAGATCGCCGCCAACACCAAACTCGCTGCGGCTGCGGAGGACTTGGCTGTTGCCTTGTTGAGCAGTTTCAAACCGACGGTGCATCTGGACGACATCGTCGGATACCACAAGAATTCAACAAACCCCGAACTATTAAATGATTCTATTGTGGCTCAATTCAGCCTGCCTGCATTTGACTCGGGCCAACTCCCTGACGAATCCAGCCCACTCGATATCAAGAGCTCGAAGTTCCTGATCGAGCGACCATCAGTACTCGTATCAAAATTGAATCCGCGTTTTCCTCGTCTGTGGAACGTCTCACAGGTTCCCAGTATCCCTGCGTTAGCATCAACAGAATTTTTGGTTCTCGAGCCATTGCACTCATCGACAACAGTTCTCTGGGCAATTCTTTCCCAACCCGGATTTAGCGCAGCCCTAGAATCGAAAGTTGCTGGGACATCAGGAAGCCATCAACGAGTGAAGCCAGGCGATCTACTCGCCACGCTGGTACTGGATCCGCGAGCAGTCCCAGCTGACATTCAGGACCGTGTCACAAGTACCGGCCTAGTGGCAGCCGACACTAGGCTGCAGAACGCAAATTTGGCCGCAACTCGCGACGCATTGCTCCCCCAGCTGATGTCCGGCAAGCTGCGAGTCAAGGATGCCGAAACACTCGTCTCTGCTGCCGTTTGA
- the istA gene encoding IS21 family transposase — translation MKSDGEIMEILEAYDLTKSFRAAAVLAGCSHHTVAKHVAARTAGKPLAEPVSREKITDEYLPKIEELVEKTRGRIRADVAHQKLVGMGFEGSERSTRRAIAQVKDAWKLGRVRVHRPWITEPGGWLQYDFGDGPSIDGVKTVLFVAWLAWSRFRIVIALRDRTAPSVFAALDRCFRIIGGAPVYILTDNEKTVTVSHVAGVPVRNLQTVDFARYYGVTVLTCQPADPASKGGVENAVKVAKADIVPKDTNLREAYGSFAEVEAACEEFMAHINAREHRSTKRKPALMLAEEVLRLHRVPDDAHTVSFGLARTVPPNTPMVTFNNAMYSVPSHLLGQRVFVRSHGAGPDEKVVIVHHGVNGPVEVARHGSARPGSPAINDDHFPGYVERIPGDYTPRARTGAEAEFLAIGGGAVTWLKEAAAVGTQRINVKMAEAVSLAKIAGVIDVDRALGTAAIHGRFAHGDLSSILQAGRANITTHTANEGTSLTQGTGAWAAITTTTATVSEVKQ, via the coding sequence ATGAAGTCTGACGGAGAAATCATGGAAATTCTTGAAGCGTACGATCTTACGAAGTCGTTTCGCGCCGCGGCAGTCCTCGCGGGTTGTTCGCACCACACCGTAGCCAAGCACGTCGCCGCCCGCACTGCCGGCAAGCCTTTGGCGGAACCAGTATCCAGGGAAAAGATCACTGATGAGTACCTGCCCAAGATCGAGGAACTCGTAGAAAAGACGCGTGGCCGGATCCGGGCTGATGTCGCCCACCAGAAACTGGTAGGCATGGGTTTCGAAGGGTCGGAGCGTTCCACCCGCCGCGCGATAGCCCAAGTCAAAGACGCGTGGAAGCTCGGCCGGGTACGCGTGCACCGCCCCTGGATCACAGAACCTGGCGGCTGGCTACAGTACGATTTCGGCGACGGCCCCTCCATCGATGGTGTGAAGACGGTGTTGTTCGTGGCGTGGCTGGCCTGGTCACGATTCCGGATCGTCATCGCGCTACGGGACCGGACAGCACCATCTGTGTTCGCTGCTCTCGATCGCTGTTTCCGCATTATTGGCGGGGCTCCGGTTTATATCCTCACTGACAACGAGAAGACGGTAACTGTCTCCCACGTGGCCGGGGTACCGGTGAGAAACCTGCAAACCGTGGATTTCGCCCGCTACTACGGGGTGACCGTGTTGACGTGTCAGCCGGCGGATCCTGCTTCCAAGGGCGGGGTGGAGAACGCGGTAAAGGTCGCTAAGGCTGACATCGTGCCCAAGGACACGAACCTGCGCGAGGCGTATGGTTCCTTCGCTGAGGTGGAGGCCGCGTGTGAGGAGTTCATGGCCCACATCAATGCTCGTGAGCACCGCAGCACCAAGCGTAAACCGGCGTTGATGCTTGCTGAGGAGGTGTTGCGCCTGCATCGGGTTCCCGATGACGCCCACACGGTCTCTTTTGGATTAGCACGCACCGTGCCACCGAACACGCCCATGGTCACGTTCAACAACGCCATGTATTCCGTGCCGTCCCACCTGTTGGGGCAGCGGGTGTTCGTTCGTTCCCACGGGGCTGGCCCGGATGAAAAGGTCGTCATCGTGCACCACGGCGTGAATGGCCCGGTGGAAGTCGCCCGCCACGGCAGTGCCAGACCAGGGAGCCCTGCAATCAATGACGATCACTTTCCCGGGTATGTGGAAAGGATCCCGGGCGATTACACACCCAGGGCCCGTACCGGGGCCGAGGCGGAGTTCCTGGCCATCGGTGGTGGTGCCGTTACCTGGCTCAAGGAAGCAGCCGCGGTTGGCACTCAACGGATCAACGTGAAAATGGCTGAGGCTGTTTCTCTGGCGAAGATCGCCGGTGTCATTGATGTTGACCGGGCCCTAGGGACTGCGGCGATTCATGGACGGTTCGCCCATGGAGATCTTTCCTCAATCCTGCAAGCAGGACGGGCCAACATCACCACCCACACCGCGAACGAGGGCACCTCCCTGACTCAGGGCACCGGCGCTTGGGCCGCGATCACCACAACAACCGCCACCGTCAGTGAGGTAAAGCAGTGA
- a CDS encoding 5'-nucleotidase, which translates to MPYSLENRLVIGVSSSALFDLTESDAYFVEHKEEKYRAYQDEHIDDTLQPGVAFPFIERLLSLNDLRSAADPLVEVIVLSKNDPSTGLRVMRSVKTYGLQISRAVFTQGQAPYQYIDAFDMSLFLSGSRSDVDAATLMGFPAGHVLPSTAIYTGGDSLRVAFDFDGVLGDDAAERVYQENTGDIDKYYDHETTNRERALSPGPLKRLLADLNLIQELEIARQKAEPSYKPRLRISLVTALSRAMSFCPPAVRFSARWWPAKVPGYGHEICPQL; encoded by the coding sequence ATGCCCTACTCGCTCGAAAATCGACTCGTCATCGGCGTCTCGTCCAGCGCGCTTTTTGATCTCACCGAGTCAGATGCCTACTTCGTTGAGCATAAAGAGGAAAAATACCGCGCGTACCAGGACGAGCACATCGACGACACTCTTCAGCCTGGAGTGGCCTTCCCGTTCATCGAGCGCCTACTCAGCCTCAACGATCTCCGAAGCGCTGCTGATCCATTGGTTGAGGTAATCGTCCTGTCTAAGAACGACCCATCAACAGGACTTCGAGTCATGCGTTCGGTGAAGACATATGGTCTACAAATTTCAAGAGCCGTATTCACTCAAGGGCAGGCACCGTACCAGTACATCGACGCCTTCGATATGTCGCTGTTCTTGTCAGGCAGTCGCTCCGACGTGGACGCTGCCACACTCATGGGATTCCCGGCAGGTCACGTTCTCCCTTCCACAGCGATCTACACTGGCGGGGACTCTTTGCGTGTGGCCTTCGACTTCGACGGTGTATTGGGCGATGATGCAGCCGAAAGGGTCTACCAAGAAAATACTGGGGACATCGACAAATACTATGACCATGAAACAACGAACCGCGAGCGAGCCCTCTCGCCGGGCCCTCTCAAACGCCTGCTTGCCGACCTCAACCTAATCCAAGAACTTGAGATCGCCCGTCAGAAGGCCGAGCCCTCGTACAAGCCTAGGCTTAGAATCTCTCTTGTTACTGCTCTGTCAAGGGCCATGAGTTTCTGCCCACCAGCGGTCAGGTTTTCTGCCCGCTGGTGGCCAGCAAAAGTGCCCGGATATGGCCATGAGATCTGCCCACAACTTTAG
- a CDS encoding 5'-nucleotidase encodes MATNGHFCWPAVGTFVAAYGQFFMAANTARSAPAHERAVRSLRAWGVTVNDAFFLGGIKKSKILEVMRPHIFFDDQTTHLTSASEFVAGVHVPYGVANEVPRLDVASKSGAPVGTIDLKTPLGSIEVKAALPSST; translated from the coding sequence ATGGCCACCAATGGGCATTTCTGCTGGCCAGCAGTGGGCACTTTCGTGGCCGCCTATGGGCAGTTTTTCATGGCCGCTAACACTGCTCGAAGCGCACCTGCACACGAACGTGCTGTCCGGTCGCTTCGAGCGTGGGGCGTCACTGTCAATGATGCTTTCTTCCTCGGTGGTATCAAGAAATCTAAAATACTTGAAGTAATGCGTCCACATATTTTCTTCGACGATCAGACAACGCACCTTACGTCGGCTTCCGAATTCGTCGCTGGCGTACACGTCCCCTACGGTGTGGCAAACGAGGTCCCCCGGCTAGATGTAGCTTCGAAAAGCGGTGCGCCCGTCGGGACGATTGATCTTAAGACCCCACTGGGGTCCATTGAAGTCAAAGCTGCACTGCCTTCAAGTACCTGA
- the istB gene encoding IS21-like element helper ATPase IstB produces the protein MNPINTTAPALPQDLEAMMRSLKMPHARTLAPELIATARAQRWEPVEVIKALFAEEIRGRAASMLATRRKAAGFPTGKTFDVWDPAASSIPAPTQQALRTLEWIRRGENLVVCGPSGTGKTFFLEALGQQAVEEGLRVVWFRLEDLGQLIRAHRTDDSVTRAITRVLRADLVVVDDIGLLPVGTDASEGLYRVVDAAYEKRSIAISSNLHPAGFDELMPKTLATATVDRLLHHAHVCQTSGDSVRLTQALAGKGVTKLS, from the coding sequence GTGAACCCGATCAACACCACCGCCCCGGCACTGCCACAGGACCTCGAGGCGATGATGCGTTCCTTGAAGATGCCCCACGCCCGCACCTTGGCGCCGGAACTCATCGCTACCGCCCGTGCCCAGCGCTGGGAACCAGTAGAGGTCATCAAAGCCCTCTTTGCCGAGGAAATCCGTGGCAGGGCCGCCTCGATGCTCGCCACCCGGCGCAAGGCGGCCGGGTTCCCGACCGGGAAAACTTTCGATGTGTGGGACCCGGCCGCTTCCTCGATCCCGGCCCCGACTCAGCAAGCCCTGCGGACTCTGGAATGGATTAGGCGTGGGGAAAACCTTGTCGTTTGCGGGCCCTCCGGTACCGGGAAAACGTTCTTCCTCGAGGCCCTGGGCCAGCAAGCCGTCGAAGAAGGTTTACGTGTGGTGTGGTTCCGGCTCGAGGACCTCGGTCAGCTCATCCGCGCCCACCGCACCGATGACAGTGTCACTAGAGCTATCACCCGGGTGCTGCGCGCTGATTTGGTGGTGGTTGACGATATTGGTTTGTTGCCCGTGGGTACTGATGCTTCCGAGGGACTTTACCGGGTCGTGGATGCCGCCTACGAGAAACGCTCCATCGCGATCTCTTCCAATCTGCACCCGGCCGGCTTCGACGAGCTCATGCCTAAAACCCTGGCGACAGCGACAGTTGACCGGCTCCTGCACCATGCCCATGTCTGCCAGACCAGTGGTGACTCCGTCAGGCTCACCCAAGCCCTGGCGGGGAAGGGAGTAACGAAACTGAGCTAA
- a CDS encoding type I restriction-modification system subunit M, whose translation MKELKDTLWKAADKLRGSMDASQYKDVILGLVFLKYVSDAFDERREQIRTELTAEGLNEDQIGQLIDDIDEYTGRGVFWVPARARWTYLAQNAKGTVASMDEHAKSIGELIDDAMAYVMGSNPTLAATLPMIFNKDNIDQRRLGELLDLFNSAKFTGEGATKARDLLGEVYEYFLEKFARAEGKRGGEFYTPAGVVRVLVEVLEPTHGRVYDPACGSGGMFVQAEKFLESHNKEGSEISVYGQELNERTWRMAKMNLAIHGLNGNLASRWGDTFARDQHPDMQADFIMANPPFNIKDWARSESDPRWKYGVPPAGNANYAWIQHIISKLAPGGSAGVVMANGSMSSNSGGEGEIRAQLVEADLVSCMIALPTQLFRSTGIPVCTWFFAKDKTAGAAGSVDRTGQVLFIDARNLGHMVDRAERALSDGDIAKIAGTFHAWRGSPSAVAAGLTYDDEPGFCKSATLAEIKAADYALTPGRYVGAAEVEDDGEPIEEKIARLSAELFEQFDESDRLAAVVREQLGRVL comes from the coding sequence ATGAAGGAATTGAAGGACACGTTGTGGAAGGCCGCGGACAAGTTGCGCGGGTCCATGGATGCCTCGCAGTACAAGGACGTGATTCTGGGGCTGGTGTTCCTGAAGTATGTTTCCGATGCCTTCGATGAGCGACGCGAGCAGATCCGCACTGAGCTGACGGCCGAGGGGCTGAATGAGGACCAGATCGGCCAGCTCATTGACGACATCGACGAGTACACGGGCCGCGGTGTGTTCTGGGTTCCGGCCCGCGCACGCTGGACCTACCTGGCGCAGAACGCCAAAGGCACCGTGGCGTCGATGGACGAGCACGCCAAGAGCATCGGCGAGCTGATCGATGACGCCATGGCGTATGTCATGGGATCGAACCCCACCCTCGCCGCCACGCTGCCCATGATTTTCAACAAAGACAATATTGACCAGCGCCGTCTGGGCGAGCTGCTGGACTTGTTCAACTCCGCAAAGTTCACGGGCGAGGGCGCCACGAAGGCCCGCGACCTGCTGGGCGAGGTGTACGAATACTTTCTGGAGAAGTTCGCCCGCGCCGAGGGCAAGCGCGGCGGCGAGTTCTACACGCCGGCCGGCGTGGTCCGCGTGCTGGTTGAGGTTCTGGAACCGACCCACGGCCGCGTGTATGACCCTGCGTGCGGGTCCGGCGGCATGTTTGTGCAGGCCGAGAAGTTTCTGGAATCGCACAACAAGGAGGGCTCTGAGATCTCGGTCTACGGGCAGGAATTGAATGAGCGTACCTGGCGTATGGCGAAGATGAACCTTGCCATTCACGGTCTCAACGGCAATCTTGCCTCGCGCTGGGGCGATACCTTTGCCCGCGATCAGCACCCGGACATGCAGGCCGATTTCATCATGGCCAACCCGCCGTTCAACATCAAGGACTGGGCACGTTCCGAGAGCGATCCGCGCTGGAAGTACGGCGTACCCCCAGCCGGCAACGCGAATTATGCGTGGATCCAGCACATCATTTCAAAGCTGGCCCCTGGCGGTTCCGCTGGCGTGGTCATGGCGAATGGCTCCATGTCGTCGAACTCCGGCGGCGAGGGCGAGATCCGCGCCCAGCTGGTGGAGGCCGATTTGGTCTCCTGCATGATCGCCCTGCCCACGCAGCTGTTTCGTTCCACTGGCATTCCTGTGTGCACGTGGTTCTTCGCGAAGGACAAGACCGCGGGCGCTGCGGGTTCCGTTGACCGGACCGGCCAGGTCTTGTTCATCGATGCCCGGAACTTGGGGCACATGGTGGATCGCGCTGAGCGTGCTCTCTCGGATGGGGACATCGCGAAGATCGCCGGGACGTTCCACGCCTGGCGCGGTTCGCCTTCCGCTGTTGCTGCTGGGCTCACGTACGACGACGAACCCGGATTCTGCAAGTCGGCCACCTTGGCGGAAATCAAGGCCGCCGACTACGCGTTGACGCCCGGCCGCTATGTTGGCGCCGCAGAGGTTGAGGACGACGGCGAGCCGATCGAGGAAAAGATCGCCCGGCTTTCTGCAGAATTGTTTGAGCAGTTCGATGAGTCTGACCGTTTGGCGGCCGTTGTGCGCGAGCAGCTGGGGAGGGTTCTGTGA
- a CDS encoding DUF4230 domain-containing protein, which translates to MTAARMAKRITAWAVGVIIVAMAGPFIASQLGFSLFPTKQSETTLLISIQDTSKYVAAVGDFEVVVNDKEDNLVLPDILAGRQTLFVGAGTVNAYVDLSGLAEDDLTLSPDGKSVTVRLPKAQLEKPNLVQERSKVVSQDRGVLDRINDALALPEQAKFYKMAEDKIAAAAKESELRERATTNTKAMLTGMFGSMDIQATFRD; encoded by the coding sequence ATGACGGCCGCACGGATGGCCAAGCGCATCACAGCATGGGCGGTCGGGGTGATTATCGTCGCCATGGCTGGCCCCTTTATTGCCAGCCAATTAGGGTTCAGCTTATTCCCGACCAAACAGAGCGAAACCACTCTCTTGATTTCGATCCAAGACACCAGCAAATACGTCGCCGCAGTCGGCGACTTTGAGGTGGTGGTCAATGACAAGGAAGACAACCTCGTGTTGCCCGATATCCTCGCTGGACGGCAGACTCTGTTTGTCGGCGCAGGAACGGTCAACGCCTATGTGGATCTGTCAGGACTCGCCGAGGATGACCTGACCTTGTCGCCAGACGGAAAGTCTGTAACAGTCCGTCTACCCAAAGCGCAGCTCGAGAAGCCCAACCTCGTTCAGGAGCGATCCAAGGTGGTATCACAGGACCGCGGTGTGCTCGATCGAATCAACGACGCGTTGGCGCTGCCCGAGCAGGCCAAGTTCTACAAGATGGCCGAGGATAAAATCGCCGCAGCCGCGAAGGAATCGGAGCTGCGCGAAAGGGCGACCACCAACACCAAGGCCATGTTGACAGGCATGTTTGGCTCCATGGACATTCAGGCCACCTTCCGCGATTAG